A region from the Marinitoga sp. 38H-ov genome encodes:
- a CDS encoding aldo/keto reductase, whose amino-acid sequence MEYRKLGKAGIKVSELSFGSWLTFGNQLDAANVKACMREAFNHGVNFFDNAEAYANGLSESLMGIALKEYRRTDLVISTKIFWGGNGPNDTGLSRKHILEGTWESLKRLQLDYVDLIFCHRPDPETPIEETVLAMDYVVRNGLAMYWGTSEWSAEQLEAAFKAAKELNCIPPTMEQPQYNMFVREKVEKEFKPLYEKYGLGLTTWSPLASGLLTGKYNNGIPEDSRLAKFKNLAQHMKENGLFSEGNLEKVRKLSTIAKDLNISMSQLALAWLLKNPNVSTVITGASRVEQVRENMKAVEIKEKLTDEIMIEIEKILNNNPLNNSKL is encoded by the coding sequence ATGGAATATAGAAAACTTGGAAAAGCTGGTATTAAGGTAAGTGAATTATCTTTTGGATCTTGGCTTACATTTGGTAATCAATTAGACGCTGCAAATGTTAAAGCATGTATGAGAGAAGCTTTTAATCATGGAGTTAACTTTTTTGATAATGCTGAAGCATATGCAAATGGATTATCTGAATCATTAATGGGTATTGCTTTAAAAGAATATAGAAGAACAGATTTGGTAATTTCTACTAAGATTTTTTGGGGTGGAAATGGCCCTAATGATACAGGATTATCAAGAAAGCATATTTTAGAAGGTACTTGGGAATCATTAAAAAGATTACAACTAGATTATGTTGATTTAATTTTCTGTCACAGACCTGATCCAGAAACACCTATTGAAGAAACTGTTTTAGCTATGGATTATGTTGTGAGAAATGGTTTAGCAATGTATTGGGGAACATCTGAGTGGAGTGCTGAACAGCTTGAAGCTGCTTTTAAGGCAGCTAAAGAATTAAATTGTATTCCGCCTACTATGGAACAACCACAATATAATATGTTTGTAAGGGAAAAAGTAGAAAAAGAATTTAAACCATTATATGAAAAATATGGTCTTGGATTAACTACATGGAGTCCTTTAGCAAGCGGATTATTAACAGGGAAATATAATAATGGTATTCCTGAAGATAGTAGATTAGCTAAATTTAAAAATTTAGCACAACATATGAAAGAAAATGGATTATTTTCAGAAGGAAATTTAGAAAAAGTTAGAAAATTAAGTACTATCGCTAAAGATTTAAATATTTCTATGTCTCAACTTGCATTAGCCTGGTTATTAAAAAATCCTAATGTTTCTACTGTTATCACTGGTGCAAGTAGAGTAGAACAAGTTAGAGAAAATATGAAAGCTGTTGAAATTAAAGAAAAACTAACTGATGAAATTATGATAGAAATTGAAAAAATATTAAATAATAATCCATTAAATAATAGTAAATTATAA
- a CDS encoding class I SAM-dependent methyltransferase, protein MAKENYKIKRLGQVFTPENVAKKMINLIKNGNRILEPSCGDGVFIRLLKNKNIIGIEKDFENPNCLKMDFFDYPITEKFDTIIGNPPYVAFKDILKTTKKKLPMDVFDKRSNLFLFFIYKSFLHLTDNGEIIFITPRDFFSLTSAINLNNLLYDNGTITDVIEFGDERIFGYKYSPNVVIWRYEKNNFNRKMNYNGEVKYFYNIEGHYLFLKNKNYTVKLKDIAYVKVGGASGADNIFTHESGNVDVVCSYTKRTGKTKKMIFNIINDHLVKNKNKLMKRKIRKFNEENWYKWGRDFYISNKPRVYVNARTRDTKPFFLHDSIYYDGSILGIFPKKIIDIVKFKDMLNNVDWEDLGFVCDGRYIFNQRKLENTLLPRSFEKFI, encoded by the coding sequence ATGGCAAAGGAAAATTATAAGATTAAAAGACTTGGCCAAGTGTTTACTCCAGAAAACGTAGCAAAAAAAATGATTAATTTAATTAAAAATGGCAATAGAATATTAGAACCATCCTGCGGGGATGGTGTTTTTATTCGTTTGCTTAAAAACAAAAATATTATTGGAATAGAAAAGGATTTTGAAAACCCTAATTGCTTAAAAATGGATTTCTTTGATTATCCCATAACCGAAAAATTTGATACTATCATAGGAAATCCTCCTTATGTTGCTTTTAAAGATATTTTAAAAACCACAAAGAAAAAACTACCTATGGATGTATTTGATAAACGATCAAATTTATTTTTATTTTTCATCTACAAATCATTTTTACATTTGACAGATAATGGTGAAATTATATTTATTACTCCTAGAGATTTTTTTAGTTTAACCTCGGCGATAAACTTAAATAATTTACTATATGACAATGGGACAATAACTGATGTTATTGAATTCGGAGATGAAAGAATTTTTGGTTATAAATATTCTCCAAATGTTGTTATCTGGAGATATGAAAAAAATAATTTTAATAGGAAAATGAATTATAATGGTGAAGTTAAATACTTTTATAACATAGAAGGACATTATTTGTTTTTAAAAAATAAGAATTATACAGTTAAACTTAAAGATATTGCATATGTTAAAGTAGGAGGAGCAAGTGGAGCAGATAATATTTTTACACATGAAAGTGGTAATGTTGATGTTGTTTGTTCATATACTAAAAGAACTGGAAAAACAAAGAAAATGATTTTTAATATTATTAATGATCATTTGGTAAAAAATAAAAATAAACTAATGAAAAGAAAAATTAGAAAGTTCAATGAAGAAAATTGGTATAAATGGGGAAGAGATTTCTATATTTCTAATAAGCCTAGAGTATATGTAAACGCTAGAACACGAGATACTAAACCTTTCTTTCTACATGATTCTATCTATTATGATGGAAGCATTTTAGGAATATTTCCCAAAAAAATTATTGACATTGTTAAATTTAAAGATATGTTAAATAATGTAGATTGGGAAGATTTAGGGTTTGTTTGTGATGGAAGATATATTTTTAATCAAAGAAAATTAGAAAATACATTATTACCCCGTTCTTTTGAAAAATTTATATAA
- a CDS encoding ZIP family metal transporter, which produces MDLTGGQIFTYGALASLIAGSATAIGALPIFFLKKQLSEKQLDMALGFAAGVMLAATMFSLIVPAIDLGGITITAIGIIVGAVILELMDTFAPHEHFLKGHEGPDMALVKKVWLFVIAITLHNFPEGMAVGVSFGGGTTEMIKNGIVVATAIGIQNIPEGTATAVSFLKAGYSKKQAFWYSAFSGWVEPLGGIVGAAFIVLMRPALPFFLALAAGAMLYVISDEIIPETHSHGYERAATFSLIVGFLVMMILDNALG; this is translated from the coding sequence ATGGATTTAACTGGAGGTCAAATTTTTACATATGGTGCTTTAGCTAGTTTAATTGCTGGTAGTGCAACTGCAATAGGAGCTTTGCCTATTTTCTTTTTAAAAAAACAATTATCAGAAAAACAACTTGATATGGCATTAGGATTTGCTGCAGGAGTTATGCTTGCAGCTACAATGTTTTCTTTAATTGTACCAGCTATTGACTTAGGTGGAATAACCATCACTGCAATAGGTATTATAGTTGGTGCAGTTATTTTAGAATTAATGGATACTTTTGCACCACATGAACATTTTTTAAAAGGACATGAAGGACCAGATATGGCTCTTGTAAAAAAGGTTTGGTTATTTGTTATAGCAATTACTTTACATAATTTCCCTGAAGGTATGGCTGTTGGAGTTAGTTTTGGCGGCGGAACTACAGAAATGATTAAAAATGGTATTGTTGTTGCTACTGCTATTGGAATACAAAATATTCCAGAAGGAACAGCTACTGCAGTCTCATTTTTAAAAGCCGGATATTCGAAAAAACAAGCTTTTTGGTATTCTGCCTTCTCAGGATGGGTTGAACCTCTTGGCGGTATTGTAGGTGCTGCTTTTATTGTTTTAATGAGACCAGCTTTGCCATTTTTCCTAGCATTAGCTGCAGGAGCTATGTTATATGTCATAAGTGATGAGATTATTCCTGAAACACACTCACATGGTTATGAAAGAGCTGCAACTTTTTCTTTGATTGTTGGTTTTTTGGTAATGATGATTCTTGATAACGCTTTAGGATGA
- a CDS encoding peroxiredoxin gives MENRIPLIGEKFPELEVVTTQGKMKLPEAFKGKWFVLFSHPADFTPVCTTEFVGFQKRYDEFKKLNTELIGLSIDQVFSHISWINWIKEKMGVEIQYPVIADDRGKVAERLGLIHASSTNTVRAVFIVDPNGIVRAIIYYPPELGRNLDEILRAIKALQLADKSKAAMPANWPNNELIGDKVIVPPASDINSAKDRLKNYEGYDWWFVYKKIEE, from the coding sequence ATGGAAAATAGAATTCCCTTAATTGGTGAAAAATTCCCTGAATTAGAAGTAGTTACAACACAAGGAAAAATGAAATTACCAGAAGCATTTAAAGGAAAATGGTTTGTATTATTTAGCCATCCTGCAGATTTTACACCTGTCTGTACAACAGAATTTGTAGGTTTTCAAAAAAGATATGATGAATTTAAGAAATTAAATACAGAATTAATAGGATTAAGTATTGATCAAGTTTTTTCACATATTAGTTGGATAAACTGGATCAAAGAAAAAATGGGAGTAGAAATTCAATATCCTGTTATTGCAGATGATAGAGGAAAGGTAGCTGAAAGATTAGGATTAATTCACGCATCATCAACAAATACCGTAAGAGCAGTATTTATTGTAGATCCTAATGGGATAGTTAGAGCAATTATTTATTATCCACCAGAATTAGGAAGAAATCTTGATGAAATTTTAAGAGCTATTAAAGCACTTCAATTAGCAGATAAATCAAAAGCAGCCATGCCAGCAAATTGGCCAAATAATGAGTTAATTGGAGATAAGGTTATTGTTCCTCCTGCATCAGATATAAACTCTGCAAAGGATAGATTAAAGAATTATGAAGGATATGACTGGTGGTTTGTATATAAGAAAATAGAAGAATAA
- a CDS encoding HD domain-containing phosphohydrolase codes for MKPKKIKDIIKTIRLYITITIFILIVIIIGISYKAEIEEEKLKLENELNNVVLEINIIIDNAIRLLNNVEIDDFESVYKFYDNIEYIYFVKDDGNISIYPQINIPTNFNPKEKKWYIEALENGTAITYSYSDVEKTIPVITISKHVNNGILGIDLKSNVIFDILLKYKKIDINNIYLVKENGEIIYSYDNNNYGKYSMENMGFLYIRKKVNKDIYLLYKYDIKHINNKYIKKGISVLIILSILYILLYNFTRKYIDKNFIIPIEKVENAMQNFNYNAKDKTIYLNNKCNIYEINSIVESFNVLTSTIIASSFNFKLATDEIKKMYNSLESINNMFINIISLITKIDEKDLSLEEYYKILLKNLIDTIPEAETGSISILENNNWIYVTAIGHDINKLKKIKIEVDSKFFKNYNGIKITTYKELFNINKNILDEYTYNLLKEGTKSFHKAMSYVNYSEKFSLLISIETNKDDFSENSINVFKAFNSISKIFFEKKLELDKIQDIYFKFAEKLASVAEGYDDITGKHIYRVGEISSFLAKKIGYGEKEVEKIKKFAPLHDIGKIYVPNKILNKEGKLTSEEWEEMKKHTIYAKKLLDNDNYFELALNIALYHHENFDGSGYPFGLKGDQIPIEAAIVKIVDIYDALRSKRSYKEEFTHELALKIITSGDDRVKPEHFNPKILEVFEKYNDEIRKIWDKINGGEIDGYKSS; via the coding sequence ATGAAGCCAAAAAAAATAAAAGATATTATAAAAACCATAAGATTATATATTACTATAACTATTTTTATATTAATAGTTATAATAATAGGAATAAGTTATAAAGCAGAGATAGAAGAAGAAAAGCTCAAACTTGAAAATGAGCTAAATAATGTTGTATTAGAAATAAATATTATAATTGATAACGCAATTAGATTATTAAATAATGTAGAAATAGATGATTTTGAAAGTGTATATAAATTTTATGATAATATAGAATATATATATTTTGTAAAAGATGATGGAAATATATCTATTTATCCTCAAATAAATATTCCAACTAATTTTAATCCTAAAGAAAAGAAATGGTATATAGAAGCTCTTGAAAATGGTACTGCTATAACATATTCATATTCAGATGTGGAAAAAACCATACCTGTAATAACAATTTCAAAACATGTAAATAATGGTATATTAGGTATAGACTTAAAATCAAATGTTATTTTTGATATATTATTAAAATATAAAAAGATTGATATAAATAATATTTATTTGGTAAAGGAAAATGGGGAAATTATATACAGTTATGATAATAATAATTATGGAAAATATTCAATGGAAAATATGGGATTTTTATATATTCGTAAAAAAGTAAATAAAGACATTTATTTATTGTATAAATATGATATTAAACATATAAATAATAAATATATAAAAAAAGGTATATCAGTTCTTATAATATTATCTATTTTATATATTTTATTATATAATTTCACAAGAAAATATATAGATAAGAATTTTATTATCCCAATAGAAAAAGTTGAAAATGCAATGCAAAATTTTAATTATAATGCGAAAGATAAAACTATATATTTAAATAATAAATGTAATATATATGAAATTAATTCAATTGTTGAAAGCTTTAATGTTCTTACAAGTACAATAATAGCATCTTCTTTTAATTTTAAATTAGCAACAGATGAAATAAAGAAAATGTATAATAGTCTTGAATCTATTAATAACATGTTTATTAATATAATAAGCTTAATAACTAAAATAGATGAAAAAGATTTAAGTTTAGAAGAATACTATAAGATATTATTAAAAAATCTAATTGATACCATACCTGAAGCTGAAACAGGAAGTATTTCTATTTTAGAGAATAATAATTGGATATATGTAACAGCAATAGGTCACGATATTAATAAATTGAAAAAAATAAAGATAGAAGTAGATAGCAAATTCTTTAAGAATTATAATGGTATAAAAATAACTACATACAAAGAATTATTTAATATAAATAAGAATATTTTAGATGAATATACATATAATTTATTAAAAGAAGGAACAAAATCATTCCATAAAGCTATGTCATATGTTAATTATTCAGAAAAATTTAGTCTTCTAATTTCTATAGAAACAAATAAAGATGATTTTTCTGAGAATAGTATAAATGTTTTTAAAGCCTTTAACAGTATATCAAAAATATTTTTCGAAAAGAAATTAGAATTAGATAAAATTCAGGATATATATTTTAAATTTGCAGAGAAATTAGCTTCTGTTGCAGAAGGCTATGATGACATTACAGGGAAACATATATATAGGGTTGGTGAAATATCATCATTTTTAGCTAAAAAAATTGGATATGGCGAAAAAGAAGTAGAAAAAATTAAAAAATTTGCTCCTTTGCATGATATAGGTAAAATATATGTTCCTAATAAAATCTTAAACAAAGAGGGGAAATTAACTTCTGAGGAATGGGAAGAAATGAAAAAACATACAATATATGCAAAAAAATTATTAGATAACGATAATTATTTTGAGCTAGCATTAAATATCGCATTATATCATCATGAAAATTTTGATGGTAGCGGATATCCATTTGGATTAAAAGGAGATCAAATACCTATTGAGGCAGCTATAGTTAAAATTGTAGATATATATGATGCTTTAAGATCAAAAAGATCATATAAAGAGGAATTTACTCATGAATTAGCATTAAAAATAATAACAAGTGGAGATGATAGAGTAAAACCGGAACATTTTAATCCCAAGATATTAGAAGTTTTTGAAAAATATAATGATGAAATAAGAAAAATATGGGATAAAATAAATGGAGGTGAAATTGATGGATATAAAAGCAGTTGA
- a CDS encoding adenosine-specific kinase — MEVKLMDIKAVDIKFPSDCNVIVGQSHFIKTVEDIYETVVTTVPGMKFGIAFNEASGPRLIRYDGNDEELINVAIENAKNVGAGHFFVLVIRNGYPINILSRLKQVQEIVNIFAATANPLQVLVAETDLGRGVIGVIDGQTPLGVESEEDKKKRHDFLRNITGYKR; from the coding sequence ATGGAGGTGAAATTGATGGATATAAAAGCAGTTGATATTAAATTTCCATCAGATTGTAATGTAATAGTTGGTCAATCACATTTTATAAAAACAGTTGAAGATATATATGAAACAGTAGTAACTACAGTGCCCGGTATGAAATTTGGAATAGCTTTTAATGAAGCAAGTGGTCCAAGATTAATTAGATATGATGGAAATGATGAAGAATTAATAAATGTAGCAATTGAAAATGCGAAAAATGTAGGTGCAGGTCATTTCTTTGTATTAGTAATTAGAAATGGGTATCCTATAAATATATTATCTAGATTAAAACAAGTGCAAGAGATAGTAAATATTTTTGCAGCAACGGCCAATCCATTACAAGTATTAGTAGCCGAAACTGATTTAGGTAGAGGAGTAATTGGGGTTATTGATGGCCAAACACCATTAGGTGTAGAAAGCGAAGAAGATAAAAAGAAAAGACATGATTTTTTAAGAAATATAACAGGTTATAAAAGATAA
- a CDS encoding heme NO-binding domain-containing protein codes for MLVFTWINTWKKIFGEEKIEEIISKNGVNTKEMSSPLENFDEVLLEKIIKEISEELNITRSELMKKTGRENINTFSKWYPFFFKKDGALSFLAAMDMTHLLLTRRLKGLIPPRIIYEPINSKEAFLTYKSKREFSDYFLGLIQGVSDYFNEKIDVEILDKGNEDGLNYLKVRIKSEKPYVKVEKMPIFNLFSLGLFKSMQAVFTILMPIVVFLISWLSFNYIENNLIAALVTGIIFSLLSYMGILDYRKGQKIINEIIDNYKKKNFDYPVKVKGAKEIIDITDNFLELNDTMREILMGVTGDFQEIESSVKEMSQSAENSIELIDTMRELAQQVADTSMQISSDTEMVSEAINSNVEILSEIVSKERQMVKSLNNSVKMITESSKNVEKSSSGILEMSNRFNVLVKSANELQKEAEQIREIVETVMSIAEQTNLLALNAAIEAARAGDAGKGFAVVADEIRKLAEESKKSANNISEFLNSVTQGIGGLTKQISTEFEEMKKQSEELNKNSQDNKKASDEISNIALEINDLIERLENEEKNLESTTQNIESLLAISEESAATAQEISASIQSFLINTKEILEKVNNISSFINILYDNFDGINI; via the coding sequence ATGCTAGTATTTACATGGATAAATACATGGAAAAAAATATTTGGAGAAGAAAAAATTGAAGAAATAATAAGTAAAAACGGAGTAAATACAAAAGAAATGAGTTCTCCGTTAGAAAACTTTGATGAAGTATTATTAGAAAAAATAATAAAAGAAATATCCGAAGAATTAAATATTACAAGATCAGAATTAATGAAAAAAACTGGTAGAGAAAATATAAATACATTTTCAAAATGGTATCCATTTTTCTTTAAAAAAGATGGAGCATTATCTTTTTTAGCTGCAATGGATATGACACATTTATTATTAACTAGAAGATTAAAAGGTTTAATTCCACCTAGAATAATATATGAACCAATAAATTCTAAAGAAGCTTTTTTAACATATAAATCTAAAAGAGAGTTTTCAGATTATTTCCTAGGATTAATTCAAGGTGTTTCAGACTACTTTAACGAAAAAATAGATGTTGAAATTTTAGATAAAGGTAATGAAGATGGATTAAATTATTTAAAAGTAAGAATCAAATCAGAAAAACCATATGTAAAAGTAGAAAAAATGCCTATATTTAATTTATTTTCATTAGGATTATTTAAATCTATGCAAGCTGTTTTTACTATATTAATGCCAATAGTAGTATTTTTAATTTCGTGGTTGTCTTTTAATTATATAGAAAATAATTTAATAGCTGCATTAGTTACGGGTATAATTTTTTCTTTGTTATCATATATGGGTATATTGGATTATAGGAAAGGACAAAAAATAATTAATGAAATAATAGATAATTATAAGAAGAAAAACTTTGATTATCCTGTTAAAGTAAAAGGCGCAAAAGAAATTATAGATATTACTGATAATTTTTTAGAACTAAATGATACAATGAGAGAAATTCTAATGGGAGTTACTGGTGATTTTCAAGAAATAGAAAGTTCTGTAAAAGAAATGAGTCAATCAGCAGAAAATTCTATTGAATTAATTGATACAATGAGAGAATTAGCCCAACAAGTTGCTGATACATCTATGCAGATTAGCTCTGATACAGAAATGGTATCAGAAGCTATTAATTCCAATGTAGAAATCTTATCAGAAATAGTAAGCAAGGAAAGACAAATGGTTAAATCATTGAACAATTCAGTGAAAATGATAACAGAATCTTCTAAGAATGTTGAAAAATCTTCTTCAGGAATTTTAGAAATGAGTAATAGATTTAATGTTTTAGTAAAATCAGCAAATGAATTACAAAAAGAAGCTGAACAAATAAGGGAAATTGTAGAAACAGTAATGAGCATAGCAGAACAAACGAATCTTTTAGCATTGAATGCTGCTATTGAAGCAGCAAGAGCTGGAGATGCAGGTAAAGGTTTTGCTGTTGTTGCAGATGAAATAAGAAAATTAGCAGAAGAATCAAAAAAATCTGCTAATAATATTTCAGAATTCTTAAATTCAGTAACTCAAGGTATAGGTGGCTTAACAAAACAAATATCAACAGAATTTGAAGAAATGAAAAAACAATCAGAAGAACTAAATAAAAATTCTCAAGATAATAAAAAAGCTAGTGATGAAATATCTAATATAGCTTTAGAAATAAATGATTTAATTGAAAGATTAGAGAATGAAGAAAAGAATTTGGAAAGCACTACACAAAATATTGAAAGTTTATTAGCAATATCAGAAGAAAGTGCTGCAACCGCTCAAGAAATTAGTGCTTCTATACAAAGTTTCTTAATTAATACAAAAGAGATTTTAGAAAAGGTAAATAATATAAGTAGTTTTATTAATATTTTATACGATAATTTTGATGGAATTAATATTTAA
- a CDS encoding stage V sporulation protein S, translating into MAEVEVLKVAANSKPVAIAGALAAIIREKGKAEIQAIGAGAVNQAVKAVAIARGYVAPSGIDLVCIPAFVDVKIESEERTAIKFVVQPRA; encoded by the coding sequence ATGGCAGAAGTAGAAGTATTGAAAGTTGCTGCAAATTCAAAACCTGTTGCTATCGCAGGAGCATTAGCTGCAATTATTAGGGAAAAGGGGAAAGCAGAAATTCAAGCTATTGGGGCAGGAGCTGTAAATCAAGCTGTTAAGGCAGTTGCTATCGCTAGAGGATACGTTGCTCCAAGTGGAATTGATTTAGTATGTATTCCAGCTTTTGTAGATGTTAAAATCGAAAGCGAAGAAAGAACAGCTATTAAATTTGTAGTTCAACCAAGAGCATAA
- a CDS encoding YfcE family phosphodiesterase codes for MKCLLISDIHIPTRSKYEYLEKIDFDKYDYILAMGDFVEENLLYYFKSQKPIFYGVYGNMDDYEVKFTLPEKRIIRLGNFEIGMIHGHQEGWGDPTKLVKRFEKIDILLYGHSHRKDDSLINGVRCINPGAFCEGKYAELEIRSDEILIHWMEV; via the coding sequence ATGAAATGCCTTTTAATATCAGATATTCATATACCAACAAGAAGTAAATATGAATATTTAGAAAAAATAGATTTTGATAAATATGATTATATATTAGCAATGGGTGATTTTGTAGAGGAAAATTTGCTGTATTATTTTAAATCACAAAAACCCATATTTTATGGAGTTTATGGTAATATGGATGATTATGAAGTAAAATTCACATTACCCGAAAAAAGGATAATCAGGTTAGGGAATTTTGAAATTGGAATGATTCACGGGCATCAGGAAGGTTGGGGTGATCCAACTAAATTAGTAAAAAGATTTGAAAAAATAGATATATTATTATATGGACATTCTCATAGAAAAGACGATAGTTTAATTAATGGGGTTAGATGTATTAATCCAGGGGCTTTTTGTGAGGGTAAATACGCAGAATTAGAGATAAGGAGTGATGAGATATTAATACATTGGATGGAAGTTTAA
- a CDS encoding ExsB family protein: protein MDGSLNLKIEQIKAEIKSIVGDNILYIAFSGGMDSTIAAFLAKEALGPEKVKLVNVLFGPFAYSKSIEAVLKTADELGLEIEFADKHQAQYEIMKKGPNCNQCTKTLKMEGVKSVAKDNLVATGANQSDSWGKTCIKVMNNLYSPIIGLTKDELRAIVKKYNLNIRKVGENAHREGCKLKHLLKLLVNMDYHGRAVSFANEIIHDVLDRYDYKREIANVKIIGPLSKNIALINIKPYPPKEIYDEIIEILESESSIDEVHIIDRPIELVVSVNPGIYGNEESRYWVEKGKLQPEFAAPIKVVWKKSKNERLSTFHAIDFKYIGE from the coding sequence TTGGATGGAAGTTTAAACTTAAAAATAGAACAAATAAAAGCGGAAATAAAAAGTATAGTAGGAGATAATATATTATATATAGCTTTTTCTGGAGGTATGGACAGTACAATAGCTGCATTTTTAGCAAAAGAAGCATTAGGGCCAGAAAAGGTAAAATTAGTAAATGTATTATTTGGTCCCTTTGCATACTCAAAAAGCATAGAAGCAGTATTAAAAACAGCAGATGAATTAGGTCTTGAAATAGAATTTGCTGATAAACATCAAGCACAATATGAAATTATGAAAAAAGGTCCTAATTGTAATCAATGTACAAAAACATTAAAAATGGAAGGAGTTAAAAGTGTAGCAAAGGATAATTTAGTAGCAACAGGTGCAAATCAATCTGATTCATGGGGAAAAACCTGTATAAAAGTAATGAATAACCTATATTCTCCAATAATAGGTTTAACTAAGGATGAATTAAGAGCGATAGTAAAAAAATATAATTTAAATATTAGAAAAGTTGGCGAAAACGCACATAGGGAAGGATGCAAATTAAAGCATCTATTAAAATTATTAGTTAATATGGATTATCATGGAAGAGCAGTATCTTTTGCAAATGAGATAATTCATGATGTTTTAGATAGATATGATTATAAAAGGGAAATTGCTAATGTAAAAATAATAGGACCATTATCAAAGAATATAGCTTTAATAAACATAAAGCCATATCCACCAAAAGAAATATATGATGAAATAATAGAAATACTAGAAAGTGAAAGTAGTATAGATGAAGTACATATTATAGACAGACCTATTGAATTAGTAGTAAGCGTTAATCCAGGAATATACGGAAATGAAGAATCAAGGTATTGGGTAGAAAAAGGTAAATTACAGCCGGAATTTGCTGCACCAATTAAAGTGGTGTGGAAAAAATCAAAAAATGAAAGATTATCAACCTTTCATGCAATAGATTTTAAGTATATCGGGGAGTGA